The proteins below come from a single Tribolium castaneum strain GA2 chromosome 9, icTriCast1.1, whole genome shotgun sequence genomic window:
- the LOC663528 gene encoding proton channel OtopLc isoform X1 — MDDSSPDLSLKLRRGSSDSRDSFYMDFDKGIDSDIEEMATTSAADLGDTTADTTATPTALGYGKTEGESWPTIPPQNMSGGSRSSALGGGDPLLPSPASPSAVIVSPETLSHHSSPSKSTKQTAHVQIAPPPKTLSPGPLAVAPLGYHQQFPVMRRLSRAEKQIEWRQLGADALATTLSALYGKLLVVMGTAFPMAEVISTYIPPSFYEAYYLYLYIGSMFFLLYMYTVLLRDKRKRKRVAEANNKSSKGREESISDEESDNDTGETSADTASSQIYNRPRRSSLPTVTKQNHYGSFYLRMGAVAFGIGSMIYSGLEFGQYFELERDTKCHNVLLALTPATRMAFIFIQMYFIFLNNEQMRVYRHKVAARFGLMHMIGTNLSVWLNVLVQETKHEILTFYNPENNSLRISHRIPYKNNILGLPAVPMDHPPEAHGHHIVARGLKGPHHLYECRRTNIIGSLVQDASPFLFPCTIEYSLICAAILYVMWKNISKLPLTGARAKSDLSAYKRSPHHYSVDCARAHKGLFVGILLLVLTIISLILFFVLISRSEFVGLAVIEVNICELTLYGLTTLAAIIGMWQVRQLKYDGSKNLQLDNILLIGAQTGMFIYSTFTIIGGQFTIQRNTVLVLVTALASLLQTTCQTIFILDASRRSCVTPEQIRRKPGRQIVTFLLVTNLAMWAINTLEKSRAESHPIQLHFYGLWAWTIITHVSMPLAIFYRFHSTVCLCEIWKRAYKIKPTYM, encoded by the exons ATGGATGATAGCTCGCCTGATTTGAGTCTCAAGCTGAGGCGAGGATCTAGCGATTCGAGAGATTCGTTTTACATGGATTTTGATAAAGGAATCGATTCGGATATCGAAGAAATGGCAACTACTTCCGCTGCTGACCTCGGGGACACGACTGCGGACACCACAGCAACCCCCACTGCTTTAGGGTACGGGAAAACTGAAGGCGAAAG ttggCCGACGATACCGCCCCAGAACATGAGCGGGGGCAGTCGGAGCAGTGCACTTGGGGGTGGCGACCCTTTGCTACCATCTCCAGCATCCCCTTCTGCTGTCATAGTCTCACCAGAAACGTTGAGTCATCATTCTTCTCCGTCAAAATCCACCAAACAAACTGCACACGTCCAAATCGCTCCACCCCCGAA AACTCTGTCACCTGGACCACTCGCCGTGGCACCCCTAGGCTACCATCAGCAGTTCCCAGTCATGAGGAGGCTTTCACGTGCGGAAAAACAGATTGAATGGAGACAACTCGGGGC CGACGCTCTGGCGACGACTTTGTCGGCTCTGTACGGGAAATTATTGGTGGTGATGGGAACAGCATTTCCTATGGCGGAAGTTATTTCAACGTATATTCCTCCTTCGTTCTACGAAGCGTACTATCTTTATCTCTACATTGGAAGCATGTTTTTCCTCCTCTACATGTACACCGTCCTTCTGCgagataaaagaaaaaggaaacgAGTTGCAGAAGCTAATAACA AAAGCTCGAAAGGTAGGGAAGAGAGTATTTCAGATGAAGAGTCTGATAATGACACGGGGGAAACGAGTGCTGATACGGCCAGTTCACAAATCTATAATCGCCCGAGGAGGAGTTCTTTGCCCACAGTTACCAAACAAAACCACTACGGAAGCTTTTATCTCCGTATGGGAGCCGTTG CTTTCGGAATCGGCAGCATGATCTACTCAGGACTCGAATTTGGACAATACTTCGAACTCGAACGGGACACCAAATGCCATAACGTCCTCCTAGCCCTAACTCCGGCCACTCGCATGGCTTTTATTTTCATCCAAATGTATTTCATCTTTCTGAATAACGAG CAAATGCGAGTTTACAGGCACAAAGTCGCTGCAAGGTTCGGCTTAATGCACATGATCGGGACTAATCTCTCCGTCTGGTTGAACGTCCTAGTCCAAGAGACCAAACACGAGATTCTGACCTTCTACAACCCGGAAAATAACTCACTCCGGATCTCTCACCGGATCCCttacaaaaacaatattttgggGCTTCCGGCCGTCCCGATGGACCATCCACCCGAAGCGCACGGCCACCATATTGTGGCGCGGGGGCTCAAAGGGCCCCACCACCTCTACGAGTGCCGGCGCACTAATATTATAGGGTCTCTAGTCCAAGATGCTTCACCTTTCCTTTTTCCTTGCACGATCGAATACAGTCTCATTTGCGCGGCTATTTTGTATGTCATGTGGAAAAACATATCCAAGCTGCCCTTAACTGGGGCCAGGGCCAAGAGCGACCTTTCGGCGTACAAACGGAGCCCTCATCACTATTCAGTCGACTGCGCAAGGGCCCACAAAGGCCTCTTCGTGGGGATTCTCCTCCTGGTCCTCACAATCATCTCCCTGATTTTGTTCTTTGTCTTGATCTCGCGGTCGGAATTTGTCGGTTTGGCGGTCATTGAAGTCAACATTTGCGAGTTGACTCTTTACGGCTTGACCACTCTTGCGGCCATAATCGGCATGTGGCAAGTCCGCCAACTCAAATACGACGGCAGTAAGAATTTACAATTGGATAACATTCTCCTAATCGGCGCCCAAACTGGGATGTTTATTTACAGCACGTTTACAATAATCGGTGGTCAGTTCACGATTCAGCGCAACACTGTTTTGGTCCTAGTGACGGCTTTAGCTTCCCTTTTGCAAACCACTTGTCAgacgatttttattttggacGCGTCCAGGCGTAGTTGTGTCACTCCGGAGCAGATCCGGCGGAAACCCGGGCGCCAAATCGTCACTTTCCTGCTGGTGACGAATTTGGCTATGTGGGCTATTAACACACTGGAGAAGTCGCGGGCAGAGTCGCACCCCATCCAGTTGCATTTTTACGGGTTGTGGGCCTGGACCATCATCACCCATGTCTCAATGCCCCTGGCCATTTTCTACCGGTTTCATTCGACCGTTTGCTTGTGTGAGATTTGGAAGCGCGCTTACAAGATCAAACCGACTTATATGTAG
- the LOC663528 gene encoding proton channel OtopLc isoform X2, which yields MSSRGHDGGPVWLTRTCEGHLSWPTIPPQNMSGGSRSSALGGGDPLLPSPASPSAVIVSPETLSHHSSPSKSTKQTAHVQIAPPPKTLSPGPLAVAPLGYHQQFPVMRRLSRAEKQIEWRQLGADALATTLSALYGKLLVVMGTAFPMAEVISTYIPPSFYEAYYLYLYIGSMFFLLYMYTVLLRDKRKRKRVAEANNKSSKGREESISDEESDNDTGETSADTASSQIYNRPRRSSLPTVTKQNHYGSFYLRMGAVAFGIGSMIYSGLEFGQYFELERDTKCHNVLLALTPATRMAFIFIQMYFIFLNNEQMRVYRHKVAARFGLMHMIGTNLSVWLNVLVQETKHEILTFYNPENNSLRISHRIPYKNNILGLPAVPMDHPPEAHGHHIVARGLKGPHHLYECRRTNIIGSLVQDASPFLFPCTIEYSLICAAILYVMWKNISKLPLTGARAKSDLSAYKRSPHHYSVDCARAHKGLFVGILLLVLTIISLILFFVLISRSEFVGLAVIEVNICELTLYGLTTLAAIIGMWQVRQLKYDGSKNLQLDNILLIGAQTGMFIYSTFTIIGGQFTIQRNTVLVLVTALASLLQTTCQTIFILDASRRSCVTPEQIRRKPGRQIVTFLLVTNLAMWAINTLEKSRAESHPIQLHFYGLWAWTIITHVSMPLAIFYRFHSTVCLCEIWKRAYKIKPTYM from the exons ATGTCTAGTAGGGGTCACGATGGTGGACCTGTATGGTTAACCCGCACATGTGAAGGCCATTTAAG ttggCCGACGATACCGCCCCAGAACATGAGCGGGGGCAGTCGGAGCAGTGCACTTGGGGGTGGCGACCCTTTGCTACCATCTCCAGCATCCCCTTCTGCTGTCATAGTCTCACCAGAAACGTTGAGTCATCATTCTTCTCCGTCAAAATCCACCAAACAAACTGCACACGTCCAAATCGCTCCACCCCCGAA AACTCTGTCACCTGGACCACTCGCCGTGGCACCCCTAGGCTACCATCAGCAGTTCCCAGTCATGAGGAGGCTTTCACGTGCGGAAAAACAGATTGAATGGAGACAACTCGGGGC CGACGCTCTGGCGACGACTTTGTCGGCTCTGTACGGGAAATTATTGGTGGTGATGGGAACAGCATTTCCTATGGCGGAAGTTATTTCAACGTATATTCCTCCTTCGTTCTACGAAGCGTACTATCTTTATCTCTACATTGGAAGCATGTTTTTCCTCCTCTACATGTACACCGTCCTTCTGCgagataaaagaaaaaggaaacgAGTTGCAGAAGCTAATAACA AAAGCTCGAAAGGTAGGGAAGAGAGTATTTCAGATGAAGAGTCTGATAATGACACGGGGGAAACGAGTGCTGATACGGCCAGTTCACAAATCTATAATCGCCCGAGGAGGAGTTCTTTGCCCACAGTTACCAAACAAAACCACTACGGAAGCTTTTATCTCCGTATGGGAGCCGTTG CTTTCGGAATCGGCAGCATGATCTACTCAGGACTCGAATTTGGACAATACTTCGAACTCGAACGGGACACCAAATGCCATAACGTCCTCCTAGCCCTAACTCCGGCCACTCGCATGGCTTTTATTTTCATCCAAATGTATTTCATCTTTCTGAATAACGAG CAAATGCGAGTTTACAGGCACAAAGTCGCTGCAAGGTTCGGCTTAATGCACATGATCGGGACTAATCTCTCCGTCTGGTTGAACGTCCTAGTCCAAGAGACCAAACACGAGATTCTGACCTTCTACAACCCGGAAAATAACTCACTCCGGATCTCTCACCGGATCCCttacaaaaacaatattttgggGCTTCCGGCCGTCCCGATGGACCATCCACCCGAAGCGCACGGCCACCATATTGTGGCGCGGGGGCTCAAAGGGCCCCACCACCTCTACGAGTGCCGGCGCACTAATATTATAGGGTCTCTAGTCCAAGATGCTTCACCTTTCCTTTTTCCTTGCACGATCGAATACAGTCTCATTTGCGCGGCTATTTTGTATGTCATGTGGAAAAACATATCCAAGCTGCCCTTAACTGGGGCCAGGGCCAAGAGCGACCTTTCGGCGTACAAACGGAGCCCTCATCACTATTCAGTCGACTGCGCAAGGGCCCACAAAGGCCTCTTCGTGGGGATTCTCCTCCTGGTCCTCACAATCATCTCCCTGATTTTGTTCTTTGTCTTGATCTCGCGGTCGGAATTTGTCGGTTTGGCGGTCATTGAAGTCAACATTTGCGAGTTGACTCTTTACGGCTTGACCACTCTTGCGGCCATAATCGGCATGTGGCAAGTCCGCCAACTCAAATACGACGGCAGTAAGAATTTACAATTGGATAACATTCTCCTAATCGGCGCCCAAACTGGGATGTTTATTTACAGCACGTTTACAATAATCGGTGGTCAGTTCACGATTCAGCGCAACACTGTTTTGGTCCTAGTGACGGCTTTAGCTTCCCTTTTGCAAACCACTTGTCAgacgatttttattttggacGCGTCCAGGCGTAGTTGTGTCACTCCGGAGCAGATCCGGCGGAAACCCGGGCGCCAAATCGTCACTTTCCTGCTGGTGACGAATTTGGCTATGTGGGCTATTAACACACTGGAGAAGTCGCGGGCAGAGTCGCACCCCATCCAGTTGCATTTTTACGGGTTGTGGGCCTGGACCATCATCACCCATGTCTCAATGCCCCTGGCCATTTTCTACCGGTTTCATTCGACCGTTTGCTTGTGTGAGATTTGGAAGCGCGCTTACAAGATCAAACCGACTTATATGTAG
- the LOC663528 gene encoding proton channel OtopLc isoform X5: MSSRGHDGGPVWLTRTCEGHLRTLSPGPLAVAPLGYHQQFPVMRRLSRAEKQIEWRQLGADALATTLSALYGKLLVVMGTAFPMAEVISTYIPPSFYEAYYLYLYIGSMFFLLYMYTVLLRDKRKRKRVAEANNKSSKGREESISDEESDNDTGETSADTASSQIYNRPRRSSLPTVTKQNHYGSFYLRMGAVAFGIGSMIYSGLEFGQYFELERDTKCHNVLLALTPATRMAFIFIQMYFIFLNNEQMRVYRHKVAARFGLMHMIGTNLSVWLNVLVQETKHEILTFYNPENNSLRISHRIPYKNNILGLPAVPMDHPPEAHGHHIVARGLKGPHHLYECRRTNIIGSLVQDASPFLFPCTIEYSLICAAILYVMWKNISKLPLTGARAKSDLSAYKRSPHHYSVDCARAHKGLFVGILLLVLTIISLILFFVLISRSEFVGLAVIEVNICELTLYGLTTLAAIIGMWQVRQLKYDGSKNLQLDNILLIGAQTGMFIYSTFTIIGGQFTIQRNTVLVLVTALASLLQTTCQTIFILDASRRSCVTPEQIRRKPGRQIVTFLLVTNLAMWAINTLEKSRAESHPIQLHFYGLWAWTIITHVSMPLAIFYRFHSTVCLCEIWKRAYKIKPTYM; this comes from the exons ATGTCTAGTAGGGGTCACGATGGTGGACCTGTATGGTTAACCCGCACATGTGAAGGCCATTTAAG AACTCTGTCACCTGGACCACTCGCCGTGGCACCCCTAGGCTACCATCAGCAGTTCCCAGTCATGAGGAGGCTTTCACGTGCGGAAAAACAGATTGAATGGAGACAACTCGGGGC CGACGCTCTGGCGACGACTTTGTCGGCTCTGTACGGGAAATTATTGGTGGTGATGGGAACAGCATTTCCTATGGCGGAAGTTATTTCAACGTATATTCCTCCTTCGTTCTACGAAGCGTACTATCTTTATCTCTACATTGGAAGCATGTTTTTCCTCCTCTACATGTACACCGTCCTTCTGCgagataaaagaaaaaggaaacgAGTTGCAGAAGCTAATAACA AAAGCTCGAAAGGTAGGGAAGAGAGTATTTCAGATGAAGAGTCTGATAATGACACGGGGGAAACGAGTGCTGATACGGCCAGTTCACAAATCTATAATCGCCCGAGGAGGAGTTCTTTGCCCACAGTTACCAAACAAAACCACTACGGAAGCTTTTATCTCCGTATGGGAGCCGTTG CTTTCGGAATCGGCAGCATGATCTACTCAGGACTCGAATTTGGACAATACTTCGAACTCGAACGGGACACCAAATGCCATAACGTCCTCCTAGCCCTAACTCCGGCCACTCGCATGGCTTTTATTTTCATCCAAATGTATTTCATCTTTCTGAATAACGAG CAAATGCGAGTTTACAGGCACAAAGTCGCTGCAAGGTTCGGCTTAATGCACATGATCGGGACTAATCTCTCCGTCTGGTTGAACGTCCTAGTCCAAGAGACCAAACACGAGATTCTGACCTTCTACAACCCGGAAAATAACTCACTCCGGATCTCTCACCGGATCCCttacaaaaacaatattttgggGCTTCCGGCCGTCCCGATGGACCATCCACCCGAAGCGCACGGCCACCATATTGTGGCGCGGGGGCTCAAAGGGCCCCACCACCTCTACGAGTGCCGGCGCACTAATATTATAGGGTCTCTAGTCCAAGATGCTTCACCTTTCCTTTTTCCTTGCACGATCGAATACAGTCTCATTTGCGCGGCTATTTTGTATGTCATGTGGAAAAACATATCCAAGCTGCCCTTAACTGGGGCCAGGGCCAAGAGCGACCTTTCGGCGTACAAACGGAGCCCTCATCACTATTCAGTCGACTGCGCAAGGGCCCACAAAGGCCTCTTCGTGGGGATTCTCCTCCTGGTCCTCACAATCATCTCCCTGATTTTGTTCTTTGTCTTGATCTCGCGGTCGGAATTTGTCGGTTTGGCGGTCATTGAAGTCAACATTTGCGAGTTGACTCTTTACGGCTTGACCACTCTTGCGGCCATAATCGGCATGTGGCAAGTCCGCCAACTCAAATACGACGGCAGTAAGAATTTACAATTGGATAACATTCTCCTAATCGGCGCCCAAACTGGGATGTTTATTTACAGCACGTTTACAATAATCGGTGGTCAGTTCACGATTCAGCGCAACACTGTTTTGGTCCTAGTGACGGCTTTAGCTTCCCTTTTGCAAACCACTTGTCAgacgatttttattttggacGCGTCCAGGCGTAGTTGTGTCACTCCGGAGCAGATCCGGCGGAAACCCGGGCGCCAAATCGTCACTTTCCTGCTGGTGACGAATTTGGCTATGTGGGCTATTAACACACTGGAGAAGTCGCGGGCAGAGTCGCACCCCATCCAGTTGCATTTTTACGGGTTGTGGGCCTGGACCATCATCACCCATGTCTCAATGCCCCTGGCCATTTTCTACCGGTTTCATTCGACCGTTTGCTTGTGTGAGATTTGGAAGCGCGCTTACAAGATCAAACCGACTTATATGTAG
- the LOC663528 gene encoding proton channel OtopLc isoform X3 yields the protein MSDSVTPNVALKLLFQLSIVGWPTIPPQNMSGGSRSSALGGGDPLLPSPASPSAVIVSPETLSHHSSPSKSTKQTAHVQIAPPPKTLSPGPLAVAPLGYHQQFPVMRRLSRAEKQIEWRQLGADALATTLSALYGKLLVVMGTAFPMAEVISTYIPPSFYEAYYLYLYIGSMFFLLYMYTVLLRDKRKRKRVAEANNKSSKGREESISDEESDNDTGETSADTASSQIYNRPRRSSLPTVTKQNHYGSFYLRMGAVAFGIGSMIYSGLEFGQYFELERDTKCHNVLLALTPATRMAFIFIQMYFIFLNNEQMRVYRHKVAARFGLMHMIGTNLSVWLNVLVQETKHEILTFYNPENNSLRISHRIPYKNNILGLPAVPMDHPPEAHGHHIVARGLKGPHHLYECRRTNIIGSLVQDASPFLFPCTIEYSLICAAILYVMWKNISKLPLTGARAKSDLSAYKRSPHHYSVDCARAHKGLFVGILLLVLTIISLILFFVLISRSEFVGLAVIEVNICELTLYGLTTLAAIIGMWQVRQLKYDGSKNLQLDNILLIGAQTGMFIYSTFTIIGGQFTIQRNTVLVLVTALASLLQTTCQTIFILDASRRSCVTPEQIRRKPGRQIVTFLLVTNLAMWAINTLEKSRAESHPIQLHFYGLWAWTIITHVSMPLAIFYRFHSTVCLCEIWKRAYKIKPTYM from the exons ATGTCTGATAGTGTCACCCCCAATGTcgctttgaaattattattccAACTGTCCATTGTTGG ttggCCGACGATACCGCCCCAGAACATGAGCGGGGGCAGTCGGAGCAGTGCACTTGGGGGTGGCGACCCTTTGCTACCATCTCCAGCATCCCCTTCTGCTGTCATAGTCTCACCAGAAACGTTGAGTCATCATTCTTCTCCGTCAAAATCCACCAAACAAACTGCACACGTCCAAATCGCTCCACCCCCGAA AACTCTGTCACCTGGACCACTCGCCGTGGCACCCCTAGGCTACCATCAGCAGTTCCCAGTCATGAGGAGGCTTTCACGTGCGGAAAAACAGATTGAATGGAGACAACTCGGGGC CGACGCTCTGGCGACGACTTTGTCGGCTCTGTACGGGAAATTATTGGTGGTGATGGGAACAGCATTTCCTATGGCGGAAGTTATTTCAACGTATATTCCTCCTTCGTTCTACGAAGCGTACTATCTTTATCTCTACATTGGAAGCATGTTTTTCCTCCTCTACATGTACACCGTCCTTCTGCgagataaaagaaaaaggaaacgAGTTGCAGAAGCTAATAACA AAAGCTCGAAAGGTAGGGAAGAGAGTATTTCAGATGAAGAGTCTGATAATGACACGGGGGAAACGAGTGCTGATACGGCCAGTTCACAAATCTATAATCGCCCGAGGAGGAGTTCTTTGCCCACAGTTACCAAACAAAACCACTACGGAAGCTTTTATCTCCGTATGGGAGCCGTTG CTTTCGGAATCGGCAGCATGATCTACTCAGGACTCGAATTTGGACAATACTTCGAACTCGAACGGGACACCAAATGCCATAACGTCCTCCTAGCCCTAACTCCGGCCACTCGCATGGCTTTTATTTTCATCCAAATGTATTTCATCTTTCTGAATAACGAG CAAATGCGAGTTTACAGGCACAAAGTCGCTGCAAGGTTCGGCTTAATGCACATGATCGGGACTAATCTCTCCGTCTGGTTGAACGTCCTAGTCCAAGAGACCAAACACGAGATTCTGACCTTCTACAACCCGGAAAATAACTCACTCCGGATCTCTCACCGGATCCCttacaaaaacaatattttgggGCTTCCGGCCGTCCCGATGGACCATCCACCCGAAGCGCACGGCCACCATATTGTGGCGCGGGGGCTCAAAGGGCCCCACCACCTCTACGAGTGCCGGCGCACTAATATTATAGGGTCTCTAGTCCAAGATGCTTCACCTTTCCTTTTTCCTTGCACGATCGAATACAGTCTCATTTGCGCGGCTATTTTGTATGTCATGTGGAAAAACATATCCAAGCTGCCCTTAACTGGGGCCAGGGCCAAGAGCGACCTTTCGGCGTACAAACGGAGCCCTCATCACTATTCAGTCGACTGCGCAAGGGCCCACAAAGGCCTCTTCGTGGGGATTCTCCTCCTGGTCCTCACAATCATCTCCCTGATTTTGTTCTTTGTCTTGATCTCGCGGTCGGAATTTGTCGGTTTGGCGGTCATTGAAGTCAACATTTGCGAGTTGACTCTTTACGGCTTGACCACTCTTGCGGCCATAATCGGCATGTGGCAAGTCCGCCAACTCAAATACGACGGCAGTAAGAATTTACAATTGGATAACATTCTCCTAATCGGCGCCCAAACTGGGATGTTTATTTACAGCACGTTTACAATAATCGGTGGTCAGTTCACGATTCAGCGCAACACTGTTTTGGTCCTAGTGACGGCTTTAGCTTCCCTTTTGCAAACCACTTGTCAgacgatttttattttggacGCGTCCAGGCGTAGTTGTGTCACTCCGGAGCAGATCCGGCGGAAACCCGGGCGCCAAATCGTCACTTTCCTGCTGGTGACGAATTTGGCTATGTGGGCTATTAACACACTGGAGAAGTCGCGGGCAGAGTCGCACCCCATCCAGTTGCATTTTTACGGGTTGTGGGCCTGGACCATCATCACCCATGTCTCAATGCCCCTGGCCATTTTCTACCGGTTTCATTCGACCGTTTGCTTGTGTGAGATTTGGAAGCGCGCTTACAAGATCAAACCGACTTATATGTAG
- the LOC663528 gene encoding proton channel OtopLc isoform X4 has product MSGGSRSSALGGGDPLLPSPASPSAVIVSPETLSHHSSPSKSTKQTAHVQIAPPPKTLSPGPLAVAPLGYHQQFPVMRRLSRAEKQIEWRQLGADALATTLSALYGKLLVVMGTAFPMAEVISTYIPPSFYEAYYLYLYIGSMFFLLYMYTVLLRDKRKRKRVAEANNKSSKGREESISDEESDNDTGETSADTASSQIYNRPRRSSLPTVTKQNHYGSFYLRMGAVAFGIGSMIYSGLEFGQYFELERDTKCHNVLLALTPATRMAFIFIQMYFIFLNNEQMRVYRHKVAARFGLMHMIGTNLSVWLNVLVQETKHEILTFYNPENNSLRISHRIPYKNNILGLPAVPMDHPPEAHGHHIVARGLKGPHHLYECRRTNIIGSLVQDASPFLFPCTIEYSLICAAILYVMWKNISKLPLTGARAKSDLSAYKRSPHHYSVDCARAHKGLFVGILLLVLTIISLILFFVLISRSEFVGLAVIEVNICELTLYGLTTLAAIIGMWQVRQLKYDGSKNLQLDNILLIGAQTGMFIYSTFTIIGGQFTIQRNTVLVLVTALASLLQTTCQTIFILDASRRSCVTPEQIRRKPGRQIVTFLLVTNLAMWAINTLEKSRAESHPIQLHFYGLWAWTIITHVSMPLAIFYRFHSTVCLCEIWKRAYKIKPTYM; this is encoded by the exons ATGAGCGGGGGCAGTCGGAGCAGTGCACTTGGGGGTGGCGACCCTTTGCTACCATCTCCAGCATCCCCTTCTGCTGTCATAGTCTCACCAGAAACGTTGAGTCATCATTCTTCTCCGTCAAAATCCACCAAACAAACTGCACACGTCCAAATCGCTCCACCCCCGAA AACTCTGTCACCTGGACCACTCGCCGTGGCACCCCTAGGCTACCATCAGCAGTTCCCAGTCATGAGGAGGCTTTCACGTGCGGAAAAACAGATTGAATGGAGACAACTCGGGGC CGACGCTCTGGCGACGACTTTGTCGGCTCTGTACGGGAAATTATTGGTGGTGATGGGAACAGCATTTCCTATGGCGGAAGTTATTTCAACGTATATTCCTCCTTCGTTCTACGAAGCGTACTATCTTTATCTCTACATTGGAAGCATGTTTTTCCTCCTCTACATGTACACCGTCCTTCTGCgagataaaagaaaaaggaaacgAGTTGCAGAAGCTAATAACA AAAGCTCGAAAGGTAGGGAAGAGAGTATTTCAGATGAAGAGTCTGATAATGACACGGGGGAAACGAGTGCTGATACGGCCAGTTCACAAATCTATAATCGCCCGAGGAGGAGTTCTTTGCCCACAGTTACCAAACAAAACCACTACGGAAGCTTTTATCTCCGTATGGGAGCCGTTG CTTTCGGAATCGGCAGCATGATCTACTCAGGACTCGAATTTGGACAATACTTCGAACTCGAACGGGACACCAAATGCCATAACGTCCTCCTAGCCCTAACTCCGGCCACTCGCATGGCTTTTATTTTCATCCAAATGTATTTCATCTTTCTGAATAACGAG CAAATGCGAGTTTACAGGCACAAAGTCGCTGCAAGGTTCGGCTTAATGCACATGATCGGGACTAATCTCTCCGTCTGGTTGAACGTCCTAGTCCAAGAGACCAAACACGAGATTCTGACCTTCTACAACCCGGAAAATAACTCACTCCGGATCTCTCACCGGATCCCttacaaaaacaatattttgggGCTTCCGGCCGTCCCGATGGACCATCCACCCGAAGCGCACGGCCACCATATTGTGGCGCGGGGGCTCAAAGGGCCCCACCACCTCTACGAGTGCCGGCGCACTAATATTATAGGGTCTCTAGTCCAAGATGCTTCACCTTTCCTTTTTCCTTGCACGATCGAATACAGTCTCATTTGCGCGGCTATTTTGTATGTCATGTGGAAAAACATATCCAAGCTGCCCTTAACTGGGGCCAGGGCCAAGAGCGACCTTTCGGCGTACAAACGGAGCCCTCATCACTATTCAGTCGACTGCGCAAGGGCCCACAAAGGCCTCTTCGTGGGGATTCTCCTCCTGGTCCTCACAATCATCTCCCTGATTTTGTTCTTTGTCTTGATCTCGCGGTCGGAATTTGTCGGTTTGGCGGTCATTGAAGTCAACATTTGCGAGTTGACTCTTTACGGCTTGACCACTCTTGCGGCCATAATCGGCATGTGGCAAGTCCGCCAACTCAAATACGACGGCAGTAAGAATTTACAATTGGATAACATTCTCCTAATCGGCGCCCAAACTGGGATGTTTATTTACAGCACGTTTACAATAATCGGTGGTCAGTTCACGATTCAGCGCAACACTGTTTTGGTCCTAGTGACGGCTTTAGCTTCCCTTTTGCAAACCACTTGTCAgacgatttttattttggacGCGTCCAGGCGTAGTTGTGTCACTCCGGAGCAGATCCGGCGGAAACCCGGGCGCCAAATCGTCACTTTCCTGCTGGTGACGAATTTGGCTATGTGGGCTATTAACACACTGGAGAAGTCGCGGGCAGAGTCGCACCCCATCCAGTTGCATTTTTACGGGTTGTGGGCCTGGACCATCATCACCCATGTCTCAATGCCCCTGGCCATTTTCTACCGGTTTCATTCGACCGTTTGCTTGTGTGAGATTTGGAAGCGCGCTTACAAGATCAAACCGACTTATATGTAG